In Planctomycetia bacterium, a genomic segment contains:
- a CDS encoding prepilin-type N-terminal cleavage/methylation domain-containing protein, whose translation MPQKNQIDIHGFTLVELSIVIIIIGLIVGGVVVGRDLVRSAQVRATVSQYERFNTAAAAFKAKFGCLPGDCADPAAMGFALTSGGDGDGIIGPCDGMLVDPTVRCYEPVYYERASREYLNFWYHLSAAGMIGHNGTATASADTILGDPNFNMAGDPGPGTSVIPEIEHLSDKFGYPAGVVTPAAGITARGAGFGWAVRNGMRFAAPNTGNYTGVNPTVTVLAAHNLILGKSVVGLTMTRDPYQAFDPVDIAAVDRKLDDGLPLSGKMQVYESRYYATDGAHSQAFTDSGYGCGATPPATGARCACHDGGSPPSQWVYNERVTPASRLCSAAIRGTF comes from the coding sequence ATGCCACAGAAGAATCAAATCGATATCCATGGATTCACGCTGGTCGAGCTGTCGATCGTCATCATCATCATCGGGCTGATCGTGGGCGGCGTCGTGGTCGGCCGCGACCTGGTCCGGAGCGCGCAGGTTCGCGCGACGGTCTCCCAGTACGAACGGTTCAATACGGCCGCCGCCGCGTTCAAGGCGAAGTTCGGCTGCCTGCCCGGCGACTGCGCCGACCCGGCGGCGATGGGATTCGCGCTCACTTCCGGTGGAGACGGCGACGGCATCATCGGCCCCTGCGACGGGATGCTCGTGGACCCGACCGTTCGCTGCTATGAACCGGTCTATTACGAGCGGGCCAGCCGCGAGTACCTGAATTTCTGGTACCACCTTTCTGCGGCCGGCATGATCGGGCACAATGGAACCGCCACCGCCTCGGCAGACACAATTCTCGGCGATCCGAACTTCAACATGGCCGGCGACCCCGGACCGGGAACGTCTGTAATCCCTGAAATCGAACACTTGAGCGACAAGTTCGGCTACCCGGCAGGCGTCGTGACGCCGGCGGCGGGGATTACGGCGCGCGGCGCGGGATTCGGGTGGGCGGTGCGAAACGGCATGAGGTTCGCCGCGCCCAACACCGGGAACTACACGGGCGTCAACCCGACGGTGACGGTGCTTGCCGCGCACAACCTGATCCTGGGCAAGAGCGTCGTCGGACTGACCATGACGCGGGACCCGTACCAGGCATTCGACCCCGTCGATATCGCGGCGGTGGATCGAAAGCTCGATGACGGTCTTCCGCTTTCCGGCAAGATGCAGGTCTATGAATCCCGCTACTACGCGACGGACGGGGCGCATTCGCAGGCATTCACTGACAGCGGGTACGGCTGCGGCGCGACACCGCCCGCGACCGGCGCGCGCTGCGCGTGCCACGACGGCGGCTCGCCTCCCTCGCAGTGGGTGTACAACGAGCGCGTCACGCCGGCCAGCCGGCTCTGCTCCGCCGCCATCCGTGGAACGTTTTGA